A part of Molothrus aeneus isolate 106 chromosome 10, BPBGC_Maene_1.0, whole genome shotgun sequence genomic DNA contains:
- the P2RY1 gene encoding P2Y purinoceptor 1: MTEVLLSAALNGTEPNLLSSSGWSAGNVTTKCSLTKTGFQFYYLPTVYILVFITGFLGNSVAIWMFVFHMRPWSGISVYMFNLALADFLYVLTLPALIFYYFNKTDWIFGDIMCKLQRFIFHVNLYGSILFLTCISVHRYTGVVHPLKSLGRLKKKNAVYISSLVWVLVVAVISPILFYSGTGIRKNKTITCYDTTADDYLRSYFIYSMCTTVLMFCIPFIVILGCYGLIVKALIYKDLDNSPLRRKSIYLVIIVLTVFAVSYLPFHVMKTLNLRARVDFQTPDMCAFNDKVYATYQVTRGLASLNSCVDPILYFLAGDTFRRKLSRATRKSSRRSEHNVQSKSEEMTLNILTEYKQNGDTSL, from the coding sequence ATGACCGAAgtccttctctctgctgctctgaacgGAACTGAACCCAACCTGTTATCCAGCAGCGGCTGGTCTGCGGGAAACGTCACCACCAAGTGCTCCCTGACCAAAACCGGCTTCCAGTTCTATTACCTGCCCACCGTCTACATTCTGGTCTTCATCACGGGGTTTTTGGGCAACAGCGTGGCTATCTGGATGTTTGTCTTCCACATGAGGCCTTGGAGCGGCATCTCGGTTTACATGTTCAACTTGGCGCTGGCCGATTTCTTGTATGTCTTGACTCTGCCCGCCCTCATCTTTTACTACTTCAACAAAACAGACTGGATCTTCGGCGATATCATGTGCAAGCTGCAGAGGTTCATCTTCCACGTGAACCTGTACGGCAGCATCCTGTTTCTGACCTGCATCAGCGTGCACAGGTACACGGGGGTGGTGCACCCCCTCAAGTCGCTGGGCAGGCTGAAGAAGAAGAACGCGGTGTACAtcagcagcctggtctgggTCCTCGTGGTGGCCGTGATTTCTCCAATACTCTTCTACTCGGGAACAGggataaggaaaaataaaaccataacGTGCTACGACACGACGGCTGACGATTACCTGAGAAGTTACTTCATTTATAGCATGTGCACCACCGTGCTGATGTTCTGCATCCCCTTCATAGTGATTCTTGGTTGCTATGGGCTCATCGTGAAAGCTTTGATTTACAAGGATTTGGACAATTCTCCTCTCAGGAGAAAATCCATTTACCTGGTCATTATTGTGTTGACGGTCTTTGCAGTGTCTTACCTTCCCTTCCACGTGATGAAGACCTTAAATCTAAGGGCCAGGGTGGATTTTCAAACCCCAGATATGTGTGCCTTCAACGATAAGGTTTATGCCACTTACCAAGTGACGAGGGGCCTGGCCAGCCTCAACAGCTGTGTTGACCCCATCCTTTACTTCCTGGCAGGCGACACCTTCCGAAGGAAGCTTTCCAGGGCCACCAGGAAATCATCCAGGAGGAGCGAGCACAACGTGCAGTCCAAAAGTGAGGAAATGACTCTCAATATTTTAACAGAGTATAAACAGAACGGAGATACCAGTTTGTGA